The region TCTGGTCACATGATTTCTGTCAAAAGTCACCACAACAAAATTCACCTGCCAATCCAGCAGGACAGCAGAGTAGCACCTTGGTCACACACTGCACCCCAGCAGTGTACTGAGTGAGATAAGGGGATCTTTAACCTTTCATCATCTTTCCATTGGTTCCCCTCTTGAAGCCCATTACAACTTTTGCTTCTTCTAGATAGGACTTGTGGaccaaatgttttatttgttgcatCATCTTGGCTCAAGCTGAAATAACCTGAAAGAGAGGATAAAGCACACAGCTGCAAACGAAAGGGGCGCGCTTTGTTTGTAACACAAGGGGGGGAAAGCTGACGGGTTTATATGACAAATTTTGTTGATACTTCCGAGGTACAGCAGTCTCTGCAGGAATCAAGAGCTGTAAGAGCCGCACAGTTCATCCAAACATAGAGACACAAACTCTCTCTAAACCCATACAACAAAAGCTGCCTCATTCTTCTTGGTGTGTCAAAATGCTTTACTGTGAGTACTCTTTAAAACAGGTCCCTCGCAGTAACAGCAAGATAATCACTTGAGAGCAAAATAACTGCTCTAATTGAAAACTTAGTAATACACATGCACAAGCACACATGAAGTGGCGGCTTCTCTCAGAGCTCTGCAGCCAATCATTAAAGATGTAAATAAGGAAAAATGTTTCTGGTTTTTGGAGGGGAGTGGGGTAATGACTAAAACACCTCAGCGTAGATATATTGTCTTGTTACGCGCATTAGCTTAAGGTGGGAAGAGAAAGAGCATTAGGACATAGCTTAACAACACAAAACTGCTCCTATAGGTAGAGTGGAACTACTCTACCTGTCAGTGACTCTATATGACATCTGCATGAGGTAAAGCAGGCTCTATGTTTGAGTGTTTCTACAAGCATCAGGACTGTCTATTACCTTAAAAGTGTAGTGGTTATAGATTTGCCTAACATGTCCCTgggagcaatgttccctctaagctgcgcacgtgcgcaattgcgcagtctctgcgcacagaaaatctgctttgcgcacaaaaaaaatctacctgcattgaaattaaaattaatactttaacaattctgttttgcagtgttagtcagttagtgactggctgctcccgtatgtgattagaacgatgccacctatcccatagtccagccaataatgcgattcacattcgtatatacgcagccaatcaacgtcgttgacaggctatgacagcgtccttaagtgccgacaccggtgttttagctgccaaggcggcgtggctgatgtggagtgaagccacgttaatgacaacgtgtacaaccattggagatgtgagcaggacagacggaacattTGACgggaaaagtgtggactttataacagtttttaaattgtgttgaaaaGCCACGAAAACCAGAGTTgtgataaaaagaaatgttgacgctgtccagccccacgcacggggatggtagctcgttaacggagatttgccgtgttgtggcgttaacgtcatttcagattaacctgaaagcactagtgggaacacaacgaatatgactgcacatttactccgacagcatcctagtgcaaagacaagtggaagcagagaaaaacaacaagcacgcatgctacaaactttacccgagtcatttagacagccgttagcacatgattctccttatggggacctgatatgtttaatatgctgctgagaatatagcccagaagaagcggatagtatagcttttattttggaaagagccatttctctgcaataaactctcttttccaaagatgagtgattcctcaatcagatagatttattattttatccctttgttgtttcagcaacattaaatttaaaaaactgtacgtttgagttaagatatatatttataattttaataaatgacaaattaaaaaagcatgaacatttttttgtatcgaaaaaaatatcgaaccgtgacaccaaagtatcgaactgaaccgaaccgtgaattttgtgtatcgttgcacccctaacatatatacatacatacatacacatatatacatatacatatacatacatacatatatacagggttattttaaaatactttaCATCAGAAGAACTGCCTAACTGTGCTTTCTGCTTTGAATCCAGAAAAGATCTATTCAAACAATCCCTGGAATCATCCCAACAGCCTGCTTTGCCAATGTGTATCACTGTTGTTGGAGCATAATGAAATggttgaaaataaaacaaatttgtGGGTTTTAACTCTTAAAAACCTATCTGCAGGAACTACCCAGTGTGCATCAGCCAGCTACTGACAATCATGGCAACCACTGTGATGGAGAGCATCGGCCGAGTGTTCATCAGCCTGCAGCAGATCCGGCAGTTTCCCCAGTTGCTGACTGACGCTGCACCCTCCATGCCCGGCACCGTCAGAGACACCGAGGTTCCCTCCTACTTCCGGGAACGCTACGTCTGCACCGGCTATCGTCCACTCAACCAAAACTGGCGCTACTACTTCCTGTCCTTGTTTCAGCGCCACAATGAAACCTTAAACATTTGGACTCACCTGGTGGCATTTTTAGTGTTGCTGATTAAATTGTGCCAGCTTACTGAGACTGTGGACTTTATCAGTGACCGTCATTCGTGGCCCCTGCTCATCCTCGTCCTGTCCTCTTTGACCTACTCTGCATTCAGTGTTGTAGCTCACTTACTGGGAGGAAAGTCTGACCTTGCTCATTATTGCTTCTACTTTCTGGACTACGTAGGGGTAGCGCAGTATCAGTACGGCAGCGCTGTAGTCCACTTTTACTATGCTGTTGATGAAAGCGTCCATGGACTGGTGAGTGGTATCTTCATGCCCACCGCCGCAATCCTCAGCTGCCTTTCATGTTTGGGATGCTGCTACGGCAAATACTGCAACCACAGCCTACCAACGTGGGTGCGTAAGGTGTGCCAGGTGGTACCTTCAGCACTCGCCTATTCCTGGGACATCAGTCCAGTGGCCAAGAGACTGTTCTTCTGGTCCAGCAGTGATCCAGCCATCATCTACCACTTTGGCCAGGTGGCGTTCTTCCTCAGCTGTGCCTTCTTCTTCacctgccctctgctggagcgCTGTTTCCCCGGGCGGTGTGATTTTGTGGGACAGAGTCATCAAATCTTCCACGTTTTCTTATCTTGCTGCACCCTGTGTCAGATCCACGCCTCCTACCTGGACTTTGTGGGCCGCAGGAAGTTGTACTCAAGTCTGCACGGAAGTGGTGATGTTGTTCTATTTGTGGGGCTGTATGTGGTCACTTTGATTATGTGTGTTGGAATTGCTGCTTTAATGTTGAGGAAAGTGAAACAAGTGCTGGACTTCAAATTAAAGTCCAAATAATCATACAAGCCTTCCTTTAGTGTCACTCCTTTCATAGAAAGGGAACTGATTATTTTTGCagcataataaataaataggtaGCAAATTGCAAGAGGGATAAACAGTGATATTAGAATTTTTATATTCTTATGGATTATTTCTGAATAACACAGAATTTTCATGTATTAACAAAGCCTGGTGCTTTATTTAAAAGAGTACAATTCTGTAAGTTTAGGAAGatcattaaaagtaaaaaatgatTGCCTACATGTTATTCTGTCAATTTACAGTAGTGTTATTTAAACAGATGATATGTACTTTGTTAAATTGTCATGTTGTAAGGATATTTTTGTAGCAATGTCTGGAGAGGATCTTGTGCAATTTGCAAGTAATTATTTTGCAAATTGCAAATTCAGGTGCAAATAATGTGCAAAATAATGCCCCCCCTCCAAGCatcctgaattggataaacAAAAGAAACTGGATATATGGATAGAGGGATGGATTTACGTTGGTTTTTAACAATGTAACTATAGGTATTATTTAAAGGTGATTACTGATCACAGCTAAAATCTGCATTTCTTTAAGATAAAGTCTGCTACATAATTCCTGTTCAAACACTACAGTAAAACTAAGTCCTATTATAATATAGTGTTGCCAGAGAGCTGCAGTATTTCAGACCTTCACTTTGTGCCTTGGTAGGCATTTTCTTCAGTTGCCTTGAAGGCTGAGTTTTCCTTGAAGGTTACTCCATCAAATAATAGCACAGTGTGCGGAGTCTTCGAAGGAGAGCGTTGGGTTTCTGCATGTAGGCTTTAAAGCTCTGAGGACACACTGGAATGTTGATGTCGACTGCCAGTCTAAGATTTAAACCTCATTTTTTGTTGCTGTGCCACCACAAGTTTCAGCATCATAGCACTTTGGAATATGTACTTAATGTATTTAAGAGAGCTAGATCTTTTTTTGTATGAGGGATTTAATATATAATGAAAAtcgttttcagttcagttttgttttttccttttgtttttgtacccTTGTATTCTTCAGGTATATACCTTTACTGTAACCACTACTGGCAGTGATTAAGCGGGCCTTTAGAATGTAAAAGAAATGATTATGAATGTCACATAAGTGCAAAGCAAGGGAGGTTTTTGCTGGTGTTTGTGGGAGATGATAATGCTACTGACCAAGAGGTAAACTAGTGGGATTAGTCAAATAAGCATCTCTGGAGGCAGAAATAATCTTGTTTTGTTATGTATGTAACAATGTGAAATGTCTTTCATGTATTAAACCCTTTCTCTATTCATTGTGTGAATTTGTAACAATACTTGCACAACCACAGAAGCCATAacagtgcctttttttttttttttttaaatgagggtGTTAGGTAATGTGCTGCTCAGCTCCAGGGTCGTAGTAATCTTGCCACAGCTTAAAGTATTAACAATGAGCAATACAAAATGAGGGTACCTGTTGGTATTGCTGCTAGAAACAAAGAGAATAAGTATAATGTCATATACTTGCATTTATATAATGCTTTTGTAATTTTATTGGTCACTCAGTCATATTTCTTGTTATATTGTAAATTAGCCTGGATCAAACATCGTAGCTCATATGTCAGACGCGGCAGACATTTTCAGTGCCCAGAGATGTGTAGTTGTTGCAAAGCGTTTTTCATGACATGAGCAACAAACCCAAAACTCACCAAGTGAACTCATAATAACCAAAAATTAAAATCACGTGAGTTAGGCAACACAGTTTACCTCTTTACCTTATGTAAACCAGCTTGTGACTGACTATGTATAGGCCTGTCAGTTCACATTCAGTTAGTCTAGCCAGTACTAACAGCTTAAGTACTATACTAGCCCTATAGTACTATAAAAGTCATAGAAAATAAGCACAAAATATGCTTTGGTGTATGAAATTAATATTTCTGAGACAAATGATGAGTAAGAAAGCATGTAATAAACTCAATAGTCCACCATGTCCTTTTCAGAGACAAAGTTACAGTaagctgcagtaacagcagagggaaacattttatttcaagccCTTGATTTGTCCCGGATTTACGCCCTCAGTTGTGAGGTTCGCATCATAGTGAATACAAAATGatgtttattttgaattttgtttttttgttcttattaGAATCAAACAGCATGATAAAGCTCAGTCTGATTCAGGCCAGGCCTGTCTTGTGATTGACAGTTTGCTACCATATGAGTATGTACAAGCAAAAATGGTGATAATACTGACCCACAGTTTTATTATGCACTATTGCACAGACTCTGCCATGATTGAAATGACAGTAAAGCTGAATTGAAATTACACATCATTTTACTGCtaaaatttttttaaagcattaaatTGAGGATTTGTAGTTTTGAAAAGTAATTTGTCAGGCTGCGCAACTGAGACAACATCTTTCTGCCAATAGTTTCTTAAAACTTTATGCAAGTGATTTTTTCTTACTTTGTATCTattatatgtacatatatacagtATCTCACAAAAGTAAGTACACCGctcacatttttgtaaatattttattgtatCTTTTCATGGGAGAACATTGAAGATATGACACTTTGATACAATGTAAAGTAGTCAGTGTACAGCTTGTATAAGTCTAAATTTGCCATCCCCTTTAAATAACTCACCACACAGCTGCTGGCAACAAAAGTGAGTACACCCCTAAGTGAAAATGTCCAAATTGTGCCCAATTAGCCATTTCTCTTCCTGGTGTCATGTGACTCATTAGTGTTACAAGATCTCAGGTGCAAATTGGTAGACGGTGTGTTGAATTTGGTGTTATTTCTCTCATACTGGTCACTGGAAGTCTAACATGGCACATCATGGAAAAGATTTCTCTGAGgatctgaaaaaaaagaagaatttttACTCTCTATAAAGATGGCCTAGGCTATAAGAAGACTGGCAACACCCTGAAACTGAGCTGTAGCGTGGGGGCCAAGACCATACACCAGTTTAACAGGACAGGTACCACTCAGAACAAACCTCGCCACGCTCAGCATCATATCCAGGGGGTGTCTTTTAAAAATGGATGTATGAGTGCTGCCAGCATTGCTGCAGAGGTTGAAGGCGTAGAGGGTCAGTCTGTTAGTGCTCATACACTGCATCAAATGGCTTTCATCCCAGAAGGAATCCTCTTCTAAAGATAATGCACAAGAAAGCCTACAAACAGTTTGCTGAAGACAAGCAGACTAAGGACATGGATTACCTGTGGTCTGATGAGACCAAGAAACGTATTTGGTTCAGATGGTTCTCAAGGTTGTGTGGCGGCAACCAGGTGAGGAGTACAAACACAATTATGTCTTGCCTacagtcaagcatggtggtgagATGTCATTGTTTGGGACTGCATGACTGCTGATGGCACTGGggagtagagctgggcgatatggcctaaaatccatatcacggtataatttgaagcatctgcggtaacgatatatatcgtgatatattcttttcttctgtataacgtattttacacactataaggcaacttacaatcctttaattttctcaaaaatcgacagtgtgccttatgtatgaattctgacctcgaaccgattttatgtagTACACGGCAcatagaaatctgtcaaaatgttttagtacgactttggtaagctatgatGGCGCATGGCTTGATGGATTgctggagcattacggctgccgtagtcaggagcctcacgcaatgttgccaactcctcagtaaggaaaatcagTATTGGCTGACCgtaaagtcgctagaagtcgctaaaagacgtcatcgcctaatttgcataataggTCATGCTAATGTCAttgtaatcagaatcagaaagggttttattgccaaatgttgagcaggtttacaacattaggaaattgctgcggtacttagtgcaaacatactgtcatataacgcttaaatagacataaaaataagaattaaaagtgctaagtagatagatatatacatgagtgcaggttgTGATCAGTGCCTGTTACACAGTGAGGGGTGGTGAGGGAAACAGCAGACTTCACTCTATCTTAATTAAAGTAATTGTTTTATTATCTCTTGCCAACATCATGCACATGCAGACAGCAACTTCTCAAAATGGCTCCCAATCCAATTCCTGCTCCCTTTAAATACTCTAAAGACACACCTTCTTAATACAGACTGGCCTATAAAAGAGCTGCAATTGAGGCAGGCTTCCTCTTTACTGGGAAAACAAGATGGCCACACACAAATGTGCTACCATATTTTGgtaaattttattatttttaagaaaaacataTGCCAGCAATTAAgacaattattattttacattcattACGTGTATTCGATAACAATTGAGGAGAGTAAAAGTGAGAAATAATAAGCGGAACTGTTGACACTGTAGTCGTTCGCCCGCGGTTGCCTAGAGCGGACCAACTTCCTGTCCTCTCAGACGCAATTCGGGAAAAGATACGAGTGCTCCTGTGATTCTTTCTCTGAGACTCTACCTTTATTTTTACAGGTCAGTATCGTCTTAAAAATACAGTGTATGAGGGTTTTGTGCCTCGTTCTACTTCGGTGTTTACTGAGAGTTATGTTGACACCGCCGATGTAACCTTAAGTGGGGTTTAGTTGAAAGTTACTGAAGCGCGGCACAGCAGCGGTGGTAGTGTAGTTAACAGTGTAAACTGGAGAAATGTAATGACCATAGATGCATATATTTGCCAAATGCCTTTTAATTACCTTTTACAGTTATTGAGCATATCTGACAAGTGAAAGCACTGGATGTAAATTATATTTGTTGATCGGAAATAAGGGACGCAATTCGGGAAAAGATACGAGTGCTCCTGTGATTCTTTCTCTGAGACTCtacctttatttttacagatttgTATTCTTTTTGTTATTGTGGTCTTCACATCTGGGACCCGTAacaccaacagcagaggggaagaaactgttcttatggcgagaggttcttatggcgaatggaccggagcctcctgcctgaggggagcagctcaaacagactgtgtccagggtgagaagggtcagctgtgatccgagctgcacgccccagtgtcctggaggtgtacaggtcctgcagagatgggagtctgcagccaatcaccttctcagcagagcgcacaacacgctgcagtctctgtttgtccctgatagtggctccagcgtaccacacggtgatggaggaggtgaggatggactcgatgattgcagtgtagaattgtaTCATCATCCGTGTTGGCAGggtgaatttcttcagctgcctcaggaagtacatcctctgctgggctttcttaatgacggaggtgatggtgggctcccacttcaggtcctgggtgatggtggtacccaggaagtggaatgagtccacagaggtgatgggggtgtcagtcaggatgatgggggggagtggagctgtgtgcttcctgaagtacacaataatctccactgtcttctgggcattcagcaccaggttgttgtggctgcaccaggacaccaaacgttcaacctccctcctgtaggcagactcatccccgtccgagatgagtccaataacggtggtgtcatctgcaaacttgattagcttgacagactggtgggtggaggtgcagcagttggtgcacagggagaagagcagaggagaaagaacacagccctgaggggagccggtgctgatggtccgggagtccgagacattctttcccagcctcacatgctgcttcctgtccgtcaggaagtcagtgatccaccggcagatgggatcaggcacattcatctgggaaagcttgcctcggagatggtctggaagggtGGTGTTgatggcagagctgaagtccacaaacaggatcctggcgtaggttcctggggagtccagatgctacaggatgaagtgtagagcCATGTTGATAGTGTCGTCTAGAGACCTGTAACctacgttgttggagagagaaataacatcgtggaagagaaaGTGAGTAAaatgtcctaaatgcatttcgaatttatttagaactacaaattaaatttcttttaggaattattgttttttttaatgtcacaattccaaccctgcttcTTTATCCGGGCTTGGACCAGCAAAAGTGACCTGACATTGGCACTCTGGTGaaattaatttgtgtgtgtgggtgtgggtgtgtgtttattagtagttttaaaccttgtgatccacaaaaatGCATAACAGTAATCTATTTATACTGCCCACCCCTAATTCAAACCTCTTGCCAAGTTTGGTGCCACTGGTTTACTGTGAGCAACTCCCAGCCTAAAacgctaaaaacaataaaaccctAACCTTACTTACTCTAAAATCTCTACCGTTGGctaaatttatatcgtttctaccCTATTCCGTTTATACCGCCCACCCCTAATACAGAGTATACAAAAGGAATAAATTGGAATAAGAATACGAATACAAAGGAACAGGAGTTATGCTAAAAATCCAGTATTATTCCAATATTAATCCTAAATCTAAACATGCAGATATGACCTTCATGTTTGACTCACTCCCAAAAGCAGCACCTTTATAATAGATCTGAGAGTAAAGTATAATTGGTACAAAATGTCTTCTTTAAAAGGCACTTCAGGATTTGAGTTTATCTCCTCTGTCTTGTTTCAAAACCTTCCGTTCTAAGAAATTcagagaaaacttttttttattgcaatcCAATGTACAGGTCCTGTGGTGATAATACAATATTATAAAGGCaacacatgcaatgaaaatgCGTTCCTATATCGTGCTTTCGAGGTCTCAGTGGCATAATTCATTACTGTATGCTCCAAAGGTAAAACTGtgttgtgaaatatttattcacACTTGTAGTCTGCAGAGGTTATGTCTGACAATTAATTCAGACAAAATAATTACAAAGATCTGTTAGTTTATACTTAAACCACAAAGGAGCTCATTTCAGTATTCAGGTCAAAAgagtaaactttttttaaagtaagtactgaatattatatcacttatttatgcgcaaatgtttaataaagaagaacgttaaaacattactgttggccacatactggcaaagttatgtgcCATTAGCGATGTTAGTACTAACTGGGTTTTAaaacctttactttaaaatatacgccgctATATATATACCTGACATTAATCTTACAGAAAATGTGATACTTTTATGGAtgattaaagtcagtcatatatccacaaacacaacaagctgaaagacAGTGAATGCTGCcaaatatcacggcacaagcaggatccactgcactgttaatgttagctatgttatattgctgcctctgttcggtggtgtcgagccaaacgggcTTTAAtatgtgtttgaacgagctgacggttcactcgttaagctgaaagaaagatgctttaatcacaggagtcacacatgtgtccactgggaactcttcttgttgagcactcgtaataacacaaacactaaatcttctttctcttgtgctgttgtgtagcagtgtctacacctgagactgtcacctgtctgtctgtcctgcactctctctctgattgtgtaataaaagtataacatgtatttataagttacacttgtgtttgaatcctgcagcttatcacacatttgatttccatgtgtgacaactgcaagtgaccagagtgaggacagactgagggacccactgctgcacatcacctgtgaggctttgcacccctgatgatccaccaggacaaactcaacagtgtgtgaggaagaggaggaggaagagccagcagcagctgacagatggagaggatagacagactgttccctgtttgtgaaggactgctaggaaagtttaaaataactaattgcCTGTCCTGACTCAGTCtcattaggtaatgttcaaaatattttatcattccagtgttttcagtgtgggagaaagtactcagggccttcaagttacacactatgaaaggcagaaacaagtttaatattcagaaacctaaagtataaACCGGATTGCAACAAAGTTGGGACACTAAacaaattgtgaataaaaactgaatgcaacgacgtggagatggcaaatgtcaatattttattcagaataGAACGTAAATCACAGAACAAAAGTTGAAACTGAGAAAATTTATCATTTTAAGGGGAAACTATGTTGATACAAAATGTCATGGTATCAACAAATCccaaaaaaagttgggacaaggCCATTTTCACCACTGTGTGGCATCTCCTTCTTCTTACAACACTCAACAGATGTCTGGGGACCGAGGAGACCAGTTTCTCAAGTTTAGAAATAGGAATGCTCTCCCATTCTTGTCCAATACAGGCCTCTAACTGTTCAATCATCTTGggccttctttgtcgcaccttccTCTTTATGATGCGCCAAATGTTCTCTATAGGTGAAAGATCTGGACTGCAGACTGGCCATTTCAGTACCCGGATCCTTCTCCTACGCAGCCATGATGTTGTGATTGATGCAGAATGTGGTCTGGCATTATCTTGTTGAAAAATGCAGGGTCTTCCCTGAAAGAGATGACGTCTGGATGGGAGCATATGTTGTTCTAGAACCTGAATATATTTTCCTGcattgatggtgcctttccagacATGCAAGCTTCCCATGCCACACGCACTCATGCAACCccataccatcagagatgcaggcttcTGAACTGAGCGTTGATAACAACTTGGGTTGTCCTTGTCCTCTTTGGTCTGGATGACATGGCGTCCCACATTTCCAAAAAGAACTTTGAATCGTGACTCGTCTGACCGCAGAACAGTCTTCCATTTTGCCACACTCCATTTTAAATGATCCCTGGCCCAGTGAAAACGCCTGAGCTTGTGGATCTTGCTTAGAAATGGTTTCTTCTTTGCACTGTAGAGTTTCAGCTGGCAACGGCAGATGGCACGGTGGATTGTGTTCACTGACAATTGTTTCTGGAAGTATTCCTGAGCCCATTCTGTGATTTCCTTTACAGTAGCATTCCTGTTTGTGGTGCAGTGTCGTTTAAGGGCCCGGAGATCACGGTCATCCAGTATGGGTTTACGCCCTTGACCCTTACGCACAGAGATTGTtccagattctctgaatcttCGGATGACGTTATGCACAGTTGATGATGATAACTGCAAAGTCTTTGCAATATTTTGCCGGGTAACGCCTTTCTGATATTGCTCCACTATCTTTCTGGGCAACATTGTGGGAATTGGTGATCCTCTACCCATCTTGGCTTCTGAGAGACACTGCCACTCTGAGaagctctttttatacccaatcatgtTCCCAATTAACCTAATCAGTGTTAATTGGTCTTCCAGCTCTTCGTTATGCTCCAATTTACTTTTTCCAGCCTCTTATTGCTacttgtcccaacttttttgggatTTGTTGACACCGTGTAATTTTGAATCAACATATTTTTCCTTTGAAATGATACATTTTCTCGGATTAAACTTTTGATCTGTCATCTACGTTCtattctgaataaaatattgacatttgcCGTCTCCACACcattgcattcagtttttattcacaatttgtTTAGTGTCCCAACTTTGTTGCAATCTGGTttgtatgtatcagcagcagaatggacctaaaaataaatgtacttctgcccagtttgacccatttagcagaagccagcctgtttaaggctctgatatctattctgtatgacttaaagcagttatgacaataaaggaatatttaatatatcagtctactcttcattttatcagaaacagttatcacagcttgtacattttctttttataaatgtatgtaagcaatgagccaaatttagtaatgccaacattgAAGGAACAGCATTTGTCTCctatatatgatacacctatagATGCACTGTCAAAGacacttgtctttgagtgaagatttaaggtgataagacatataaa is a window of Maylandia zebra isolate NMK-2024a linkage group LG22, Mzebra_GT3a, whole genome shotgun sequence DNA encoding:
- the paqr7a gene encoding progestin and adipoQ receptor family member VII, a, translating into MYCRQAEEEGAVVLPTDIDKTQAGRNYPVCISQLLTIMATTVMESIGRVFISLQQIRQFPQLLTDAAPSMPGTVRDTEVPSYFRERYVCTGYRPLNQNWRYYFLSLFQRHNETLNIWTHLVAFLVLLIKLCQLTETVDFISDRHSWPLLILVLSSLTYSAFSVVAHLLGGKSDLAHYCFYFLDYVGVAQYQYGSAVVHFYYAVDESVHGLVSGIFMPTAAILSCLSCLGCCYGKYCNHSLPTWVRKVCQVVPSALAYSWDISPVAKRLFFWSSSDPAIIYHFGQVAFFLSCAFFFTCPLLERCFPGRCDFVGQSHQIFHVFLSCCTLCQIHASYLDFVGRRKLYSSLHGSGDVVLFVGLYVVTLIMCVGIAALMLRKVKQVLDFKLKSK